CGTCAGCGTCGTCTTCCCGTGGTCAATGTGACCAATGGTCCCAATGTTTACGTGCGGCTTCTTCCGCTCGAACTTCGCCTTACCCATGTTTGTAACCCCCTTGAGCAAAAAATGATATGACCAGATCGCACCTTGGCACGAAAAGGAAGCGTGTGCGGAGATGTCTGACGTGTGGAGCCCACGACCGGATTTGAACCGGTGACCTCTTCCTTACCAAGGAAGTGCTCTACCGACTGAGCTACGTGGGCCTGGCGATGCGCACTCAATGGAGCGGGAAACGGGACTTGAACCCGCAACCCTCAGCTTGGAAGGCTGATGCTCTAGCCAATTGAGCTATTCCCGCGTCATGAAAGAGTAGTCAGACGGCAGGCCTGACCTGCCTCCTACTTCCGTTCTCAGCTTGCGTGGTGGAGGGGGGAGGATTTGAACCTCCGAAGGCGTACGCCGACAGATTTACAGTCTGTTCCCTTTGGCCACTCGGGAACCCCTCCACGCCTGGAGCTGGCGATGGGACTTGAACCCGCAACCTGCTGATTACAAGTCAGCTGCTCTACCAGTTGAGCTACGCCAGCAAAGAAAGAGGTCTATATAGACCATCGAACCGGATTGCAAGCATTTTTTCCCTAATCCCTCTTAATGGTCTTGCTCTGTCATTTCGGACAATTGCAAAAAAAACCTTTTGCTGACGGTCTGTTCGACGACGACCAGAATGTCCTCGGCCGTACTCGGTTTCGAGAGCCAGCCGTCGGCCCCTGCGGTCAGGGCCTGCTGCTTGTCGGCTTCAAAGGCATTAGCCGTCTGAACCACTATCAGTTGGCGGGAATCGACTCCGTCGATCCGGCCGGACCTGATCAGCTCTATGGCCTCCATGCCGTTCATGACCGGCATCTGAACATCCATCATGACCAGATCGTACGATGACCGGGCCAGTGTCTCCAGAGCCTCCCGGCCATTGGCCACGGTCTTGACCTCATGCCCGGCCTTACCGAGGATGGAGGAGAGATAAAATGCGTTGACCGCATTGTCTTCGGCCACGAGGATCTTCAACCGGCCGGCATCGGGCTTGTGCCGTTCCGGAATCTGGCGATTGACGGGCTGGGCATCGCTCGTCGGAGCGACTCTGACCGTGAAGTGCACGGTGGTCCCCTTGCCCGGCATGCTGTCGATGCAGACGAACCCGCCCAAGAGACCAACCACCCGCCGAACGATACCTAAGCCCAGCCCGGTTCCCTCAAACCGCCTCGTATACGACGAGTCAACCTGGGTGAAAGGCTCGAACACCGAATCCAATACCCCGGGATCCATCCCGATGCCTTGATCGTCGACCTTCACAAGAAGCTGATGAAAGTCTCGCTGGCCGTGCGGTTCCAGCCAGTCAATGCAAACCGCTATCCGACCCGATTCCGAAAACTTGATCGCATTGCCGATGATGTTGAACAGTACTTGGCGCAATCTCGGGCCGTCACCCATGACTGCATCCGGTATGGACGAATCCATCTCAACATCCAGGGCCAGCCCTTTTTCCCTCAGACGAGCCGAAAAGGTCCCTACAACTTCATGGACAAGCCGCGACGGGGAATATTCCATCACCACCGGCTCGATCTTCCCAGACTCGATCTTGGAGAAGTCCAGGACGTCGTTGATGATGTCCAGAAGGCTTCTGCCGGCCATCAATGCGTGAGAGACCAGCTCGCTTTGCTCGCAGGACAGCGGTGTCTCCCTGAGAAGGCTGAGCATGCCTAGGACCCCGTTGAGCGGGGTCCGGATTTCGTGGCTCATGTTGGCCAGAAAGGCCCCTTTGGCCCGGCTGGAGGCCATGGCCTGGTCCCTTGCCCGGACCAGCTCCTCTTCGGCCT
Above is a window of Deltaproteobacteria bacterium DNA encoding:
- a CDS encoding PAS domain-containing hybrid sensor histidine kinase/response regulator yields the protein MMRLDFQALDAMPVGVCILDGEYRVRFWNHCLSAWTGIPSAEIEGVDLRERFPNLDEPRYRGRLESVLDGGPPAVFSSYLHRTMILAVRPDGQQMLQHVVASPVRRDDGRYWLMLTVQDVTELNLRIHDYVRMRDEALQQLEKKMQAEEELVRARDQAMASSRAKGAFLANMSHEIRTPLNGVLGMLSLLRETPLSCEQSELVSHALMAGRSLLDIINDVLDFSKIESGKIEPVVMEYSPSRLVHEVVGTFSARLREKGLALDVEMDSSIPDAVMGDGPRLRQVLFNIIGNAIKFSESGRIAVCIDWLEPHGQRDFHQLLVKVDDQGIGMDPGVLDSVFEPFTQVDSSYTRRFEGTGLGLGIVRRVVGLLGGFVCIDSMPGKGTTVHFTVRVAPTSDAQPVNRQIPERHKPDAGRLKILVAEDNAVNAFYLSSILGKAGHEVKTVANGREALETLARSSYDLVMMDVQMPVMNGMEAIELIRSGRIDGVDSRQLIVVQTANAFEADKQQALTAGADGWLSKPSTAEDILVVVEQTVSKRFFLQLSEMTEQDH